The Flavobacterium johnsoniae genomic sequence AGTTCTGAAAGATGCTTCTGCAACAGCAATTTATGGTTCTCGTGGTGCCAATGGAGTTGTTATTATTACAACTAAAAAAGGAACAAAAGGACAAGATAATATTTCGTATCAAGGTTACTTCGGGTTTCAAAATATTTCAAAGAAATTGAAATTAATGAATGCCAGTGAATGGGCAAGTTTACGAAATGATGTTCAGGCAAGTATCGGTCAAGCTCCTTCGTTTACAGCTGCACAAATAGAAGCTTTTAAAACTTCTGGAAATTACGATTGGCAATCTGCGGCTTTTAGAACTGCAGCACCTGTTCAAAGTCATAATTTATCTTTTTCTGGTGGCGACGAAAGATCAAGATATTCGGTTTCTGCGGGTTATTTTGATCAAGAAGGAATTGTTTTAGGTTCTGATTTTAAACGTATTTCGCTTCGCGCTAATTACGAAAGAAACTATTCTCAGAATTTCAAATTTGGAGTGAATGCCAATTACACTTATTCGCTTGCAAATGGAGTAGGAACTTCTGGAAGCGGAAGAACTCCAAACCCTTTGGTAGCTGCCGTTTTAACTGCGCCTGTCGTTCCTATAAAAAATGCTGACGGAAGTTATAATGTAACCAATAATCCGTACACGACTTCTGTAAATGGTTATGTGCCAAATCCGATTAATGATTTGGAGAATACAACTAATCAAACCAATTTAAATAGAATACTAACAAGTTTATTTGGCGAATATAAAATCACTAAAAAACTGACTGCAAAAGTTGCAGTAAGCGGCGACGTTTTAAATACAAAACAAAATTATTATGCGCCTGCAAACACAACTACTGGTGCAGGAACAAAAGGTTTAGCTTCTGTTGGGGATAGATTGGTAGGTTCTGTTTTGAATGAAAATACATTAAACTATAATACAAATTTTGGAGAAAATCATAAGTTTTCTGCTTTAGGAGGTTACACGCTTCAATATACAAAAGGTGAAGTGGTAAATGCAGGAGCAAACACTTTTGTAAACGATGCTAATACTTACAACGCGCTTCAAGATGGTGTCGCTGTAAAACCTTATAGTGAAGCTTACGAAAGTGTATTGAAATCTTGGCTGGCAAGAGTAAATTATTCTTATAAAGGAAAATACAATTTTACCCTTTCAGGTCGTGCCGATGGATCTTCAAGATTTGGTTCAGAATCACTTTGGGGTTATTTCCCGTCTGCTGGTTTTTCTTGGAACATTACAGATGAAGAATTTGCAAACAATATTAAAGGTGTTACCGAAGCTAAACTTAGAATTACCGCTGGAACAACAGGAAATCAAGAAATTGGAAATTATCTTTCTCTAGCTTCAATGGGTTCTGTAAATTATTCTTTTGGAGGAACATTATACACTGGTATCGCTCCTACCCGACTGGCAAATCCAGATTTGAAATGGGAAAAAACAGATCAATATAATATTGGTTTAGATTTATCATTACTTGACAGAAAAATCAATTTTGTTTTTGATGTGTACTACAAAAAAACAAAAGATTTGTTAATCAGCGTTCCAGTTCCGTTGAGTTCTGGTTATGCAACTGTTCTTCAAAATATTGGTGGAGTTGAAAATAAAGGTTTTGAAGTTGGATTAATAACCGAAAACTTGAAAACAGAAAATTTTGCATGGAATTCTAATCTAGTATTTTCTTTAAATAGAAATAAAGTTACGGAAATCGGAAATGGTGTAAACGAGTTTTTTCCTGTAGTTCCAAACGGTTCTTTATTACAGCAACAACCTGTTATTGTAAAAGTTGGTCTGCCTTTAGGAACTTTCTGGGGGTATAGAACAAACGGAATTTTCCAGACTCAGGAAGAAGTAAATACTCAGCCAAAAATTAACAGTTTGGCAAATACTAAAGTTGGAGACAGAAAATATGTAGATGCAAATGGCGATGGTGTTATCAATGCTTTGGATAAAGGAAACTTAGGAACTTCTCAGCCAAAATTTGTTGGAAGTTTCAGCAACACCATTTCATACAATGATTTTGATTTAAATTTCTCTTTCCAAGGATCTTATGGCGGAAAAATATTCAACGCTTTAAATCAGCAATTAGAAATTTCTACTCTTGGAACTAACGCAGCGGCTACGTTGAATGATCGTTGGACTCCAACAAATCCAAGCAATGAAATTCCGAGAGCGACAAGTTCACCGTTAGGAATTGTTTCTGAAAGATATGTTGAAGATGCTTCTTTCTTAAGATTGAAATTAATAACTCTTGGCTACACATTACCAAAAAGCGTTTCTAAAAAACTGGGAACAAAAAGCGTAAAAGTGTATATCTCTGCTGAAAACTTAATTACATGGACAAAATACACTGGATATGATCCAGAGGTAAGTTCATACGAACAAAACAACTTATATCCGGGAATTGATTTTGGCTCTTATCCAAACTCAAAAACATTCATCTCGGGCTTGAACGTAACTTTCTAAGTAAAAAAATATATTAAAATGAAAAAGATCATTATAACATTCCTTTTAAGTGCCGGTTTATTGGTATCGTGCACGGAGCTTGAGGTAACACCAAACTCTTTTGTAACCGAAGATAATTATTTTAATACTCAAGATGATGCTGTAGCAAGTGTAACTGCTGTTTATGCTTCTTTAAGCCTTGATCCAGGAGAACAAAGTTTGTTTGGAAGAAACCTTTATTTCTTAACCGATATGGGTTCTGATTATGCAGCAGCGGGAGTTTCTGCAACCAATCCGCAAGTAAGAGCAATGAGTGCTTTAACACACGATGCGACTACCGATCGAGTTCAAGTAGCTTGGAGACAAATTTATGCGGGAATAAACAGAGCAAATGTTGCTATTGATAATATTCCTAAAGTAACTGGTTCTGAAGTTATTAAAACAAGATTGATTAACGAAGCTAAATTCATTAGAGGTTTATTGTATTTTCAAGCAGTACGCCTTTGGGGCGGAGTTCCGATTGTTTTGCATGAAGCAACTTCTATTGATTTAGGCAGCTTAAAAACAAATAGAGCAACTGTTGAAGAAGTTTATGCTCAAATCATTAAAGATTTAACAGATGCTGAAGCTTTGCCTGCAACTTACTCTACAGCAGATGCTGGGCGTGCTACTTCTGGAGCTGCAAAAGCGATTTTGGCAAAAGTGTATATTACAAGAAAAGATTGGCCAAATACTATTTTAAAAGCGAGAGAAGTGATTAATGGCGGTTACGGATACGCTTTGTTTGAAGATTTTCAAGATATTTTCACTAAAACTAAAAAGAACGGAAAAGAACATATTTTCTCTGTACAGTTTGAGCCAAATCAAGCAGGAAATGGTTCTAGCGGAAGTACTTTTCAAGCGACTTCTTTTACAGGATTTACAGCAACTGAACCTGCTGATATAGTTTCTGACGTTGCATTATTCTATGACATTTATGCCGCTGGAGATAAAAGAAGAGATGTGAGCTACGCCAAACAATTGTTAAATCCAGCAACGGGAACGCTTTATACTTTTCCGAAACCAATTTTCAAAAAATATTTGGATTTGACCAATTTGGCTACTCCTGCAAACGTAGCAATCAACTTTCCTGTGATTCGTTACGCGGACATTCTTTTGTCTTTAGCGGAAGCGATAAATGAACAAAGCGGACCAACAGCCGAAGCTTACGAATTGATTAATCAAGTGAGAAGAAGGGCTTTTGGAAAAGCGATTACAACTCCAGATGTAACAGTTGATTTAGTTGGATTAAATCAAACCACTTTTAGAGCGGCAATTCAGGAAGAACGCAAAAAAGAGTTTGTTCAAGAAGGGCAAAGATGGTTTGACTTAGTGAGATGGGGAACTTTGGTTACTGAAGTGAAAAAAGTAACGGCTAAAAACTCTGTTTCTGAAAGAAATAATCTTTATCCGATTCCACAAAGTGAAAGAAATATCAACCCTGACGGTTTACCACAGAATCCTGGATATTAATTAGAACCACAACCAAAAAACTATTAAAAGATGAAAAAAATTAAAAATAACACTTCAATCAAAAGCTCTGGAAAAGGGCTTTTGATTACTGCATTGCTGGTTGCACAATTTGGCTTTGCTCAAGAAAAAGAAGAATTTAAAGGTACAATTGGTAAAACTCTTGCCGATTCTAAAGAATATTGGCCAGATCCTGTAAAAGC encodes the following:
- a CDS encoding RagB/SusD family nutrient uptake outer membrane protein, producing the protein MKKIIITFLLSAGLLVSCTELEVTPNSFVTEDNYFNTQDDAVASVTAVYASLSLDPGEQSLFGRNLYFLTDMGSDYAAAGVSATNPQVRAMSALTHDATTDRVQVAWRQIYAGINRANVAIDNIPKVTGSEVIKTRLINEAKFIRGLLYFQAVRLWGGVPIVLHEATSIDLGSLKTNRATVEEVYAQIIKDLTDAEALPATYSTADAGRATSGAAKAILAKVYITRKDWPNTILKAREVINGGYGYALFEDFQDIFTKTKKNGKEHIFSVQFEPNQAGNGSSGSTFQATSFTGFTATEPADIVSDVALFYDIYAAGDKRRDVSYAKQLLNPATGTLYTFPKPIFKKYLDLTNLATPANVAINFPVIRYADILLSLAEAINEQSGPTAEAYELINQVRRRAFGKAITTPDVTVDLVGLNQTTFRAAIQEERKKEFVQEGQRWFDLVRWGTLVTEVKKVTAKNSVSERNNLYPIPQSERNINPDGLPQNPGY
- a CDS encoding SusC/RagA family TonB-linked outer membrane protein, with protein sequence MKKKLNIHILLFLLFITAGIQAQNTTPLIQSKLDGTVVDDVTNQPIIGASVTIKGTTHGVVTDAEGKFYFQTGQKFPYTLIVSYIGYKKAEIIVEKNPVIINLKEERQELDELVVVGYGTQKRKDITGSVSSVPKANLSQVTSSADNLLRGAVAGVVVTQSSGRPGASSSVRIRGGNSITAGNEPLYVVDGILIYNDNANSSAGVTYAGASVNVLSTINPADIESIEVLKDASATAIYGSRGANGVVIITTKKGTKGQDNISYQGYFGFQNISKKLKLMNASEWASLRNDVQASIGQAPSFTAAQIEAFKTSGNYDWQSAAFRTAAPVQSHNLSFSGGDERSRYSVSAGYFDQEGIVLGSDFKRISLRANYERNYSQNFKFGVNANYTYSLANGVGTSGSGRTPNPLVAAVLTAPVVPIKNADGSYNVTNNPYTTSVNGYVPNPINDLENTTNQTNLNRILTSLFGEYKITKKLTAKVAVSGDVLNTKQNYYAPANTTTGAGTKGLASVGDRLVGSVLNENTLNYNTNFGENHKFSALGGYTLQYTKGEVVNAGANTFVNDANTYNALQDGVAVKPYSEAYESVLKSWLARVNYSYKGKYNFTLSGRADGSSRFGSESLWGYFPSAGFSWNITDEEFANNIKGVTEAKLRITAGTTGNQEIGNYLSLASMGSVNYSFGGTLYTGIAPTRLANPDLKWEKTDQYNIGLDLSLLDRKINFVFDVYYKKTKDLLISVPVPLSSGYATVLQNIGGVENKGFEVGLITENLKTENFAWNSNLVFSLNRNKVTEIGNGVNEFFPVVPNGSLLQQQPVIVKVGLPLGTFWGYRTNGIFQTQEEVNTQPKINSLANTKVGDRKYVDANGDGVINALDKGNLGTSQPKFVGSFSNTISYNDFDLNFSFQGSYGGKIFNALNQQLEISTLGTNAAATLNDRWTPTNPSNEIPRATSSPLGIVSERYVEDASFLRLKLITLGYTLPKSVSKKLGTKSVKVYISAENLITWTKYTGYDPEVSSYEQNNLYPGIDFGSYPNSKTFISGLNVTF